Proteins encoded within one genomic window of uncultured Sphingopyxis sp.:
- a CDS encoding aminotransferase class I/II-fold pyridoxal phosphate-dependent enzyme, which produces MKDLTRVVHHPMVSLKGFDTLTVPTYRASSIIFDDAQAYANRKHRGPDGYTYGLHGTPTTKTLEAQISALEHAERTVLLPSGQAAITIVFLAVLEPGDKVLIPDTVYPPVRIFCAQYLAARGIDHVVYDPLIGGDIAELIDDRTRLIWTESPGSTTMEFQDVPAIVAAAKARSVLTGCDNTWATPLLFKPLDHGVDFSMQALSKYVGGHSDILMGAVSVKDIDLYTRLKDTGRMIGMGVSPDDCSMVLRGIETIGVRLAHVGQVAEEFAGRIVDLPGVRQVLHPSLSDCPGHESWRRDFSGASGVFTIIITAEAEADLAKALGQLKTFAIGSSWGGTRSLIAPMSVEGDRTLRDSKSDMMLRVSIGLEHPDDLWADLAAIFDTFGSASASGASD; this is translated from the coding sequence ATGAAAGACCTGACTCGTGTCGTACATCATCCTATGGTGTCGCTGAAAGGCTTCGACACGTTGACCGTACCAACCTATCGCGCATCGTCGATCATATTTGACGACGCCCAAGCCTATGCGAACCGCAAGCATCGCGGTCCCGACGGCTACACCTACGGCCTGCATGGAACTCCGACGACGAAGACGCTCGAGGCCCAGATTTCCGCGCTCGAACATGCCGAACGGACCGTCCTGCTTCCCTCGGGCCAGGCCGCGATCACGATCGTCTTTCTCGCGGTTCTCGAACCGGGCGACAAGGTGTTAATACCCGACACCGTCTATCCCCCGGTCCGGATATTCTGCGCGCAATATCTGGCCGCGCGCGGGATCGACCATGTGGTTTACGATCCGCTGATCGGCGGCGACATTGCCGAATTGATCGACGACCGGACCAGATTGATCTGGACCGAATCGCCCGGCTCGACGACGATGGAGTTTCAGGATGTCCCCGCCATCGTCGCGGCAGCGAAAGCGCGTTCCGTCCTGACGGGCTGCGACAATACCTGGGCGACGCCGCTCCTCTTTAAACCCCTCGACCATGGCGTCGATTTCTCCATGCAGGCGCTGAGCAAATATGTCGGCGGGCATTCCGACATCCTGATGGGCGCGGTCTCGGTCAAGGACATCGACCTTTATACGCGGCTCAAGGATACTGGGCGCATGATCGGCATGGGTGTATCGCCCGACGACTGTTCGATGGTGTTGCGCGGGATAGAGACGATAGGCGTCCGGCTCGCGCACGTCGGACAGGTCGCCGAGGAATTCGCCGGACGCATCGTCGACCTGCCGGGCGTCCGGCAGGTGCTTCACCCCTCGCTTTCGGATTGTCCGGGTCATGAAAGCTGGCGGCGGGATTTTTCCGGCGCGAGCGGCGTCTTCACGATCATCATCACGGCCGAAGCCGAGGCGGATTTGGCGAAAGCACTCGGCCAGCTCAAAACCTTCGCAATCGGTTCGTCCTGGGGCGGCACGCGCAGCCTGATCGCCCCGATGTCGGTGGAAGGCGACCGGACATTGCGCGACAGCAAGTCGGACATGATGCTGCGCGTCAGCATCGGACTGGAACATCCCGACGATCTATGGGCCGATCTTGCGGCGATCTTCGACACGTTCGGCTCTGCCTCCGCGTCCGGC
- a CDS encoding ABC transporter ATP-binding protein yields MALKGLDLKIDKGEIYCLLGANGAGKSTTINLFLDFIEPTSGEALVDGLNVKDHPIETKKALAYIPEIVMLYRNLTGLENLRYFSGLAGHEHYSDGDLLAFLDRAGLPKDAPNRRVGGYSKGMRQKVGIAIALAKQAKALLLDEPTSGLDPKASNEFSDLLIQLAGDGVAILMATHDLFRAKESGTRAGIMRRGELVTDLFTAEIGHADLEALYLKYMHD; encoded by the coding sequence GTGGCCCTCAAGGGTCTCGACCTCAAGATCGACAAGGGAGAAATCTATTGCCTGCTCGGCGCCAATGGCGCCGGCAAGAGCACGACCATCAACCTCTTCCTCGACTTCATCGAACCGACGTCGGGCGAAGCTCTGGTCGATGGGCTGAACGTCAAGGACCATCCGATCGAGACGAAAAAGGCGCTCGCCTACATTCCCGAGATTGTCATGTTATACCGCAACCTGACCGGTCTCGAAAATCTTCGTTATTTCAGCGGTCTCGCGGGCCACGAGCATTATAGCGACGGCGATCTGCTGGCGTTCCTCGACCGCGCGGGATTGCCTAAGGATGCGCCGAACCGCCGCGTCGGTGGCTATTCCAAGGGCATGCGGCAAAAGGTCGGCATCGCCATCGCGCTCGCCAAGCAGGCGAAAGCGCTGCTCCTCGACGAACCGACCTCGGGCCTTGATCCCAAGGCATCGAACGAATTCTCCGACCTGCTCATCCAGCTGGCCGGCGACGGCGTCGCGATCCTGATGGCGACCCACGATCTCTTTCGCGCCAAAGAAAGCGGGACGCGGGCGGGCATCATGCGGCGCGGCGAATTGGTGACCGACCTGTTCACCGCCGAGATCGGACACGCCGATCTTGAAGCCCTCTATCTCAAATATATGCACGATTGA
- a CDS encoding ABC transporter permease subunit, with amino-acid sequence MIWHIARKEFTEITRDGRFLWTALVIMLLLIVSLGVGAQRYSEDRALREAATSEARQQWLTQGAQGPHTAGHYGVYAFKPATPLALFDPGYNDYTGTIQYLEAHRENQAGYKPASDSTALQRFGDLSGAMVLQMLVPLLIILLCFGMVSGEREDGTWRQLLSIGVKRQTLVAGKATGAVLAVGAVLLPALIAGGIAAAMMAGSGDVHEMIDFPSKVVTLLLLYLVFFAIFVCLALTVSIYAKSSGGALTGLIGFWIVAGLLIPRVATDVGKRVYPTPSAFEVQAAIEAGREKGPHAHEPNHPNYKAFSAEMLEKYNVDKVEDLPYNFLGLALQRDEEVGFAVFDKEYGGVRRLYEQQDKVQQYLSLISPFIAIKNLSAALSGTDVAFSNDFSEAGEGYRRNMIRVLNEDLMKNAKGLSNYSAEWSYKTDKKLWSRVPPFDFDPPGIATILGRNIFSIVVLLAWLAASLALLRRAALRARIDS; translated from the coding sequence ATGATCTGGCACATCGCCCGCAAGGAATTCACCGAGATCACGCGCGACGGCCGCTTTTTGTGGACCGCGCTGGTCATCATGCTCCTCCTGATCGTTTCGCTCGGGGTCGGGGCGCAGCGCTATTCGGAAGATCGCGCGTTGCGCGAAGCTGCGACGAGCGAAGCCCGGCAGCAATGGCTCACTCAGGGCGCACAAGGGCCGCATACTGCGGGCCATTATGGCGTCTACGCCTTCAAGCCCGCGACGCCGCTCGCGCTCTTCGATCCCGGCTACAATGATTATACCGGGACCATCCAGTATCTCGAAGCGCACCGCGAAAATCAGGCGGGTTACAAGCCCGCTTCGGACTCGACGGCCCTCCAGCGCTTCGGCGACCTTTCGGGCGCGATGGTGCTGCAGATGCTCGTGCCGCTGCTCATCATCCTGCTCTGCTTCGGCATGGTATCGGGCGAGCGTGAAGACGGCACCTGGCGCCAGCTCCTCAGTATCGGCGTCAAGCGGCAGACCCTTGTTGCGGGCAAGGCCACCGGCGCGGTGCTCGCGGTCGGAGCGGTTTTGTTGCCCGCGCTCATCGCGGGCGGTATCGCCGCGGCGATGATGGCCGGAAGCGGCGATGTGCACGAGATGATCGACTTTCCGTCGAAGGTCGTGACACTCCTGCTGCTCTACCTCGTATTCTTCGCGATCTTCGTCTGCCTGGCGCTGACGGTGTCGATCTACGCAAAATCCTCGGGTGGCGCGCTGACCGGGCTGATCGGCTTCTGGATCGTCGCGGGACTCCTCATCCCGAGGGTCGCGACCGACGTCGGCAAGCGAGTCTATCCCACGCCGTCGGCCTTCGAGGTGCAGGCGGCGATCGAGGCCGGCCGAGAGAAGGGCCCCCACGCGCACGAACCCAACCACCCGAATTACAAGGCTTTCAGCGCGGAGATGCTGGAGAAATATAATGTCGATAAGGTGGAAGACCTACCGTACAATTTCCTCGGCCTCGCGCTCCAGCGCGATGAAGAGGTCGGCTTTGCCGTGTTCGACAAGGAATATGGTGGCGTCCGGCGGCTCTACGAGCAACAGGATAAGGTCCAGCAATATCTGTCGCTGATCTCCCCCTTCATCGCGATCAAGAATCTGTCGGCTGCATTGTCGGGAACCGATGTCGCCTTCTCGAACGATTTTTCGGAAGCGGGCGAAGGCTATCGGCGGAACATGATCCGTGTTCTCAACGAGGACCTGATGAAGAATGCCAAGGGCCTGTCGAACTATTCGGCGGAATGGAGCTACAAGACCGACAAGAAGCTCTGGAGCCGCGTACCGCCGTTCGATTTCGATCCGCCGGGCATCGCCACGATCCTCGGTCGCAACATCTTCTCGATTGTCGTGCTGCTGGCGTGGCTTGCCGCAAGCTTGGCGCTCCTGCGCCGTGCGGCCCTTCGCGCCCGCATCGACTCCTGA